A region of Hippoglossus stenolepis isolate QCI-W04-F060 chromosome 7, HSTE1.2, whole genome shotgun sequence DNA encodes the following proteins:
- the fgfbp2a gene encoding fibroblast growth factor binding protein 2a: MWTQASAPLLLLLACCLWPAEAQSDGRRQNIWDDPIKFKTKAKDSCTMTITGHGDYTRLRLSCRSSEGSYWCEYVGKPYNCRTYNKNPRHYFIQMMWGFRKLHNACQAPKTIRPQMCRRATDDSQMIFSSASSSHLWQDHSPRPKLGPQPARPEPRPAPTRPESGRKPSSKSTPVQLREKTSERTTPLTPPVESNAKRIARRYCWRSLHGICSFVIGLF; encoded by the coding sequence ATGTGGACCCAGGCCAGcgctccgctgctgctgctgctcgcctgctGCCTCTGGCCGGCCGAGGCCCAGAGCGAcggcaggaggcagaacatcTGGGACGATCCCATCAAATTCAAGACCAAGGCTAAGGACTCTTGCACCATGACCATCACCGGTCACGGGGATTACACCCGGCTGAGGCTGTCGTGCCGGAGCAGCGAGGGCTCCTACTGGTGCGAGTACGTGGGGAAGCCTTACAACTGCCGCACCTACAACAAAAACCCCCGACACTACTTTATCCAGATGATGTGGGGCTTCAGAAAACTCCACAATGCCTGCCAGGCACCAAAGACGATCAGACCTCAGATGTGCAGGAGGGCGACTGATGACTCTCAGATGATCTTTTCGTCCGCTTCGTCGTCCCATTTATGGCAAGACCATTCTCCAAGGCCAAAACTGGGACCCCAGCCTGCAAGACCTGAACCTCGACCTGCACCGACCAGGCCGGAGTCAGGGAGGAAACCCTCCTCGAAATCCACACCAGTCCAACTGAGAGAAAAGACCTCGGAGAGAACCACTCCGCTGACACCTCCTGTGGAGAGCAACGCCAAGAGGATTGCTCGCCGGTACTGTTGGAGGTCACTTCACGGCATCTGCTCCTTCGTCATTGGGTTGTTTTGA
- the fgfbp1a gene encoding fibroblast growth factor-binding protein 1, protein MAFLTNLTILLVLACISHQLMLGSCQKGRRGRGGRGVDKGQNKDRSGVKVGRQPKSVSAQPIKGKLVTKDKSECTWAATGEDVFVLGVTCRKGDRSFSCEYVSQPSLCQRYTSNPKLYWKQIARALKKQRNLCQDSSVPVRAGMCRQAARDAHFRLRDVQRETVLPPPPPPPPAARAVKSCQPGNKRLAEEHCNDSWSSLCTFFFTMVQDDDC, encoded by the coding sequence ATGGCTTTCCTCACCAATCTCACCATCCTGCTGGTGCTGGCTTGTATTTCCCATCAGCTGATGTTGGGCAGCTGTCAGAAGGGTCGAAGGGGACGAGGGGGACGCGGGGTGGACAAAGGACAGAACAAGGACAGGTCAGGGGTGAAGGTCGGCCGCCAACCCAAATCTGTCTCCGCGCAGCCCATCAAGGGGAAACTGGTCACCAAGGACAAGTCTGAGTGCACCTGGGCGGCCACAGGTGAGGACGTCTTCGTCCTCGGGGTCACGTGCAGGAAGGGGGACAGAAGCTTCAGCTGTGAATACGTCTCCCAACCTTCCCTCTGTCAGCGGTACACCTCCAACCCCAAACTCTACTGGAAGCAGATAGCGAGGGCactgaagaagcagaggaaCCTGTGCCAGGACAGCAGCGTGCCGGTCAGGGCAGGTATGTGCAGACAAGCTGCCAGAGACGCTCATTTCAGACTCCGAGATGTTCAGAGGGAAactgtcctgcctcctcctcctccccctccacctgcGGCCAGAGCTGTCAAATCCTGTCAGCCTGGAAACAAGCGGCTGGCGGAGGAGCACTGTAATGACTCCTGGTCGAGTCTGTGCACGTTCTTTTTTACTATGGTGCAGGATGATGATTGctga
- the anxa5a gene encoding annexin A5a: protein MAHRGSVRPFANFNAKNDADFLRRAMKGMGTDEDAILMLLAARSNDQRQQIKAAFKKACGKDLVSDLKSELGGLFESLIVALMTPPISYDASELHKAIKGAGTNDDVLIEILASRTGAQMKEIIKVYKKEFGGKLEKDVCGDTSGHYQRLLVILLQGSRQEDVDESKIETDAKDLYAAGEGKFGTDEDKFITILGNRSPEHLRKVFDVYKKLCGSDIEESIKGETTGNLENLLLAVVKCVRSVPEYFAEVLYKSMRRAGTDDNALMRIMVSRSEVDMLDIRASFKKLHGASLYSTIQEDTSGDYQRALLYLCGGND, encoded by the exons ATG GCGCACAGAGGCAGCGTAAGGCCGTTCGCCAACTTCAACGCCAAAAACGACGCTGACTTCCTCCGCAGAGCGATGAAGGGAATGG GTACGGACGAAGATGCCATCCTCATGCTCCTGGCGGCACGCAGCAACGATCAACGCCAGCAAATTAAGGCAGCGTTCAAAAAGGCCTGCGGAAAG GACCTGGTCAGTGACCTGAAATCGGAGCTCGGGGGTCTGTTCGAGAGTCTCATCGTGGCCCTGATGACCCCGCCCATCTCATATGATGCCTCTGAACTGCACAAGGCCATCAAG GGCGCCGGGACTAACGACGACGTGCTGATCGAGATCCTGGCCTCCAGGACCGGCGCCCAGATGAAAGAAATCATCAAAGTGTATAAGAAAG AGTTTGGTGGCAAACTGGAGAAGGACGTCTGCGGAGACACCTCGGGGCACTATCAGAGACTGCTGGTGATCCTGCTCCAG GGGAGCAGGCAGGAGGACGTAGATGAGAGCAAAATCGAGACAGACGCCAAG GACTTGTACGCTGCTGGTGAAGGCAAGTTTGGCACCGATGAGGACAAATTCATCACAATTCTTGGCAACAGGAGCCCAGAGCATCTCAGGAAAG TATTCGACGTCTACAAGAAGCTGTGCGGCTCCGACATCGAGGAGAGCATTAAAGGAGAGACCACTGGGAATCTAGAGAACTTGCTGCTGGCTGTCG TGAAATGTGTCAGGAGCGTCCCGGAGTATTTTGCTGAAGTCCTGTATAAATCTATGAGG CGCGCCGGAACTGACGACAACGCCCTGATGCGGATCATGGTGTCGAGGAGCGAGGTGGACATGTTGGACATCAGAGCCAGTTTCAAGAAGCTGCACGGAGCGTCTCTGTACTCCACCATCCAG GAGGACACGAGTGGAGACTACCAGAGGGCTTTGCTCTACCTCTGTGGGGGGAATGATTAA
- the ccna2 gene encoding cyclin-A2, with protein sequence MSGSNRGAGAEAASEHHNQENMLSRLRGSQKNRGATENQENLAPKQAAGRTVLGALQNNQRSKAQNQRGTKQESSQQLSCKEDFSKSCFEKPASKQPSFQVHLDEPDGACIKKPQQVVEAVKAKAVAEDSKIDNAVGRLRQPLATIDIPSAMDVSFDSPMDMSVVEGEEKHSNVNDVPEYAAEIHTYLREVEVKSRPKAGYMKKQPDITNSMRAILVDWLVEVGEEYKLQNETLYLAVNYIDRFLSSMSVLRGKLQLVGTAAMLLASKFEEIYPPEVAEFVYITDDTYTKKQVLRMEHLVLKVLSFDLAAPTINQFLTQYFQCQSVSKQVESMAMYLGELSLIDSDSFLKYLPSHTAAAAYTLANHALTGGSWPKSLTEMSGYSLEDLMPCVEELHQTYIAAPQHAQQSVQEKYKTPKYLSVSGIDPPAKLQLN encoded by the exons ATGTCAGGGTCCAACAGGGGAGCGGGCGCCGAGGCGGCTAGCGAGCATCACAACCAGGAGAACATGCTGTCAAGGCTCCGGGGCTCGCAGAAGAACCGAGGGGCCACCGAGAACCAGGAGAACCTGGCCCCGAAGCAGGCGGCCGGCAGGACCGTGCTGGGAGCCCTGCAGAACAACCAGCGGAGCAAAGCCCAGAACCAGCGCGGCACAAAGCAG GAGTCATCACAGCAATTGTCTTGTAAAGAGGATTTCAGCAAAAGCTGTTTCGAGAAGCCCGCTTCTAAGCAGCCCTCATTCCAGGTCCACCTTGATGAGCCTGATGGCGCCTGCATCAAAAAGCCACAGCAGGTGGTCGAAGCTGTCAAAGCCAAGGCCGTCGCTGAAGACTCAAAGATCGACAATGCTGTGGGACGGCTCCGGCAGCCCCTCGCCACCATTGACATTCCATCGGCAATGGATGTCAGCTTCG ACTCTCCCATGGACATGTCTGTGGTtgagggggaggagaagcaTTCTAATGTAAATGACGTCCCAGAATATGCTGCTGAAATCCACACGTACCTGAGGGAAGTGGAG GTAAAATCCAGGCCTAAAGCCGGCTACATGAAAAAGCAGCCAGACATCACTAACAGCATGAGGGCCATCCTGGTCGACTGGCTGGTCGAGGTGGGAGAGGAGTACAAGCTGCAGAACGAGACACTTTATCTGGCCGTAAACTACATCGACCGCTTCCTCTCTTCCATGTCTGTCCTGAGGGGGAAGCTTCAGCTGGTCGGCACCGCTGCTATGCTGCTTGCTTC AAAATTTGAAGAGATCTACCCCCCTGAGGTGGCCGAGTTCGTTTACATCACAGACGACACCTACACCAAGAAGCAAGTGTTGCGAATGGAGCATCTGGTGCTTAAAGTGCTCTCCTTTGATCTGGCAGCACCAACAATCAACCAGTTTCTGACCCAGTACTTCCAGTGCCAGTCTGTTAGCAAACAGGTGGAGAGCATGGCAATG TACCTCGGAGAGCTCAGTCTGATTGACTCGGATTCCTTCTTAAAGTACTTGCCCTCACACACGGCTGCTGCAGCCTACACCCTGGCCAACCACGCACTGACTGGTGGCTCATGG CCCAAGTCTTTGACTGAGATGTCTGGCTACTCCCTGGAAGATCTGATGCCCTGTGTCGAGGAGCTGCACCAAACGTACATCGCTGCCCCTCAGCATGCCCAGCAGTCTGTCCAGGAAAAGTACAAGACCCCAAA gtACCTAAGTGTTTCTGGCATCGACCCTCCAGCAAAGTTGCAGCTGAACTGA